In a genomic window of Salegentibacter salegens:
- a CDS encoding DUF7218 family protein, with translation MAKDHGPSIKNDEQYEELRDEGMSKSKAARIANDSNSGEKGGKADKYEERSKEELYEKAQEIGIEGRSDMTKDELIKALRNH, from the coding sequence ATGGCTAAAGATCATGGACCATCAATTAAGAATGATGAACAGTACGAGGAACTTCGGGATGAAGGAATGAGCAAATCTAAAGCTGCGAGAATTGCCAACGATTCCAACTCGGGAGAAAAAGGCGGAAAAGCCGATAAATATGAAGAACGCTCTAAGGAAGAACTCTATGAGAAGGCTCAGGAGATCGGGATTGAAGGCCGAAGCGATATGACCAAAGATGAGTTAATTAAAGCGCTTAGAAACCACTAA
- the ku gene encoding non-homologous end joining protein Ku, with amino-acid sequence MRSIWNGSISFGLVSIPVKLYSASESRKLDLDMLDKHDNARIRYKRVNEDTGKEVEWKDIVKGFKKDEDYIVLEKEDFENANLKKSKTIDIEEFVAEDDVAEVLYKKPYFLEPQKEGGKSYNLLRDALKKTGKLGVATFVMRQKEHLSLVGVYDKALVLHVIRFSDEIRETKDLKLPKTKVAKKEVDMAISLIEQYTTAFDPDKFKDVYNDQLMKIIESKSTGKKPKPQKFKDEPTQAKDLMAKLKASLDKKKKSKAS; translated from the coding sequence ATGAGATCTATCTGGAATGGCTCTATTAGCTTCGGACTGGTTTCTATACCGGTGAAATTATATTCTGCTTCAGAAAGTAGAAAACTCGATTTGGATATGCTGGATAAGCACGATAATGCCCGCATAAGGTATAAGCGTGTGAACGAGGATACCGGGAAAGAAGTGGAATGGAAAGATATCGTAAAAGGTTTTAAAAAAGACGAAGATTATATCGTCCTGGAAAAAGAAGATTTTGAAAACGCCAATCTTAAAAAGAGCAAAACTATAGATATTGAAGAGTTTGTTGCCGAAGATGATGTGGCCGAGGTGCTTTATAAAAAACCATACTTTCTCGAACCGCAAAAAGAAGGTGGGAAATCTTATAATTTACTCCGCGATGCTTTGAAAAAAACCGGGAAACTTGGCGTGGCTACTTTTGTAATGCGACAAAAAGAGCATTTAAGCCTGGTGGGGGTTTACGATAAAGCCCTCGTACTTCATGTTATAAGATTTTCAGATGAAATTAGGGAAACCAAAGACCTTAAGTTGCCAAAAACCAAAGTCGCCAAAAAGGAGGTAGATATGGCTATTTCTCTTATAGAACAGTACACTACAGCATTTGATCCAGATAAATTTAAAGATGTTTATAACGATCAATTAATGAAGATCATTGAATCTAAGAGCACCGGTAAAAAGCCTAAACCTCAAAAATTTAAAGATGAGCCTACCCAGGCAAAAGATCTTATGGCAAAATTAAAGGCCAGTTTAGATAAAAAGAAAAAATCTAAAGCATCCTAA
- a CDS encoding IS701 family transposase — protein sequence MTRSHVSCPMVITTANLWQKAKVYIQEMTQSKEVVYLSFDDSIEEKRYTDESELNCWHYDHVFGRSVKGVNFLTALVEVAGMGLPCAVEFVKKDVWVADPKTGKTKRKSRTTKNEMFRKMLRECHGKFRFDYVLGDSWYSSIENMICAKKELGVDFVLALKSNRKVSLSLGGKEKKEYISIETLQPGQQTVEVWFEELDFPLLLTKQVFKNENGTVGELYLACSDLNLSYDQITTIYKKRWGVEEYHKSIKSNTGFGKSLTKTIKTQTNHYVLSIVAYIKLEWLKQRTKKNHFAMKTQIYLAAQQAACAELNKLSTPRVA from the coding sequence ATGACAAGGTCACACGTGAGTTGTCCAATGGTGATTACGACAGCAAATTTATGGCAGAAGGCAAAGGTCTATATTCAAGAAATGACCCAGTCTAAAGAGGTCGTGTATTTAAGTTTTGACGATTCCATAGAAGAGAAACGGTACACCGATGAGAGCGAACTGAATTGCTGGCATTACGACCACGTGTTCGGCCGGTCCGTCAAAGGGGTTAATTTTTTGACCGCCCTGGTAGAGGTTGCCGGTATGGGGTTGCCCTGTGCCGTTGAGTTCGTAAAGAAGGACGTTTGGGTGGCCGATCCCAAGACGGGAAAGACAAAACGCAAAAGCAGGACGACCAAAAATGAAATGTTCAGGAAAATGCTCCGGGAATGCCATGGCAAGTTCAGGTTCGATTATGTTTTGGGCGATAGCTGGTATTCATCGATCGAAAATATGATATGTGCGAAAAAAGAGTTGGGAGTCGATTTTGTCCTTGCCCTAAAAAGCAATAGAAAGGTGTCCTTGTCATTGGGGGGCAAAGAAAAAAAGGAATACATAAGTATTGAAACGCTACAGCCGGGACAGCAGACCGTGGAGGTCTGGTTCGAAGAACTGGATTTTCCGCTGTTGCTCACAAAGCAGGTTTTCAAAAACGAGAACGGTACAGTCGGCGAGTTGTACCTGGCCTGTAGTGATTTAAACCTATCGTATGACCAAATAACTACGATCTACAAAAAACGGTGGGGAGTAGAGGAATATCACAAATCCATAAAAAGCAATACGGGTTTTGGCAAAAGCCTAACGAAAACAATCAAGACCCAAACCAACCATTATGTGCTGTCCATCGTGGCGTACATAAAACTGGAATGGTTGAAACAGAGGACCAAAAAAAATCATTTTGCAATGAAAACCCAGATATACCTGGCCGCTCAACAAGCGGCTTGTGCAGAACTCAATAAGTTATCAACACCAAGGGTAGCATGA
- a CDS encoding DUF302 domain-containing protein, giving the protein MISPSKYGYESTVSRLESLLEQNEALSLFTKIKYSKNAEKASLELSEVRILIFGNPKQGALLMQSDQLSGVDLRHKMLVYKDKNKAKVIYSSINYLKSRYQFKAVKNLPEMKKYLKTIASKVLGRKS; this is encoded by the coding sequence ATGATAAGCCCAAGTAAGTATGGTTATGAAAGTACTGTTTCAAGATTAGAATCGCTGCTGGAACAAAACGAAGCGCTTTCCCTTTTTACTAAAATTAAATATTCTAAAAATGCCGAAAAAGCTAGTTTAGAACTTTCTGAAGTAAGGATTTTAATATTCGGAAATCCCAAACAAGGTGCATTATTAATGCAAAGTGATCAATTGTCCGGGGTAGACCTTCGGCATAAAATGTTGGTTTATAAGGATAAAAATAAGGCGAAAGTCATTTATAGCAGTATTAATTATCTAAAATCCAGATATCAATTTAAGGCTGTGAAAAACCTTCCTGAAATGAAAAAATACCTTAAAACCATAGCTTCCAAAGTTTTAGGTAGGAAAAGTTAG
- a CDS encoding sterol desaturase family protein codes for MESTKLKRPKHKGSPKLFDNPILEKLTHTHISFPLIIFGVISVALIYYGIIEKGFETPVMVGLFLAGLFFFTFVEYIMHRYLYHIPATSERKKKISYTMHGVHHDYPKDKSRLAMPPVLSLIIVTVLFIIYRAVLGDYVFGFLAGFLIGYAGYLAVHYSVHAFKVPNNFLKTLWHHHSIHHYREADRAFGVSSPLWDHILRTMPRKAPASRRTAVGQSIDD; via the coding sequence ATGGAATCAACAAAACTTAAAAGACCAAAGCACAAGGGTTCTCCAAAGTTATTTGACAACCCAATTTTAGAAAAACTTACGCATACCCATATTTCGTTTCCGTTAATTATTTTTGGAGTAATTTCAGTTGCTTTAATTTACTACGGAATTATTGAAAAAGGTTTTGAAACCCCGGTTATGGTGGGACTTTTTCTTGCCGGACTTTTCTTTTTCACTTTCGTGGAATATATTATGCACCGGTACTTATACCATATTCCCGCAACCAGCGAACGTAAAAAGAAGATTTCTTACACTATGCACGGGGTGCACCACGATTACCCAAAAGATAAATCGCGGTTAGCGATGCCACCGGTTTTAAGCCTAATAATTGTCACTGTTCTTTTTATAATTTATCGGGCGGTTTTAGGCGATTATGTTTTTGGATTTTTAGCCGGATTTTTAATAGGATATGCCGGTTACCTGGCGGTGCATTATTCGGTTCATGCCTTTAAAGTGCCCAATAATTTCCTGAAAACTCTATGGCATCACCATAGTATTCACCACTACCGCGAAGCCGACAGGGCGTTTGGGGTTTCATCTCCTCTCTGGGATCATATTCTTAGAACGATGCCAAGAAAAGCTCCTGCGAGTAGAAGAACTGCCGTGGGGCAGAGTATTGATGATTAA
- a CDS encoding DUF2254 domain-containing protein, with amino-acid sequence MKKKIIIYYNRIQERLWFRPLIFCLISVAAALIAHQADETQLNDLVPIIKSESIEGLLDILSSSMLVISIFAVASMLSAYSAASTTATPRSFKIVITDDVSQYALSTFIGAFIFSIVATVAMDNGYYNQAGKFILFLITLVFFAVVILTFLRWVDSISRLGRLERTIMQVEAVAAKSLSNYIKNPLLNALPITGKFPDGKSVLADSIGYVEHINMHALQDLAKEMGLKIRLNCLPGKFIHKNFVIAFISSNQDLDMSKVTQKLNDAIHVGHTRLFPEDPRFGLLTLAEIASRALSTGINDPGTAIQIITSQERLLFLWNDEIENSTEITVLYDCIEVPQISMEELFDDAFRSISRDGAGYIEVMLRLQKTFNSLETINDAEIKAAAIQYSKYAFNSAELAIKLKHDLDILEKQCLFSYSRYAR; translated from the coding sequence ATGAAAAAAAAGATCATCATTTATTACAATAGGATTCAAGAGCGTTTATGGTTTAGACCTTTGATATTTTGTTTAATCTCAGTGGCTGCTGCACTAATCGCCCATCAAGCCGATGAGACCCAACTTAATGATCTTGTTCCCATTATAAAGTCAGAATCGATTGAAGGACTTTTGGATATTTTATCTTCCAGCATGTTGGTCATCTCGATATTTGCAGTTGCATCGATGCTTTCAGCCTATTCCGCGGCAAGTACCACTGCAACTCCAAGGTCTTTTAAAATTGTAATCACAGACGATGTGTCGCAATATGCTCTTTCTACATTCATAGGCGCATTTATATTTAGTATTGTCGCTACAGTTGCTATGGATAATGGGTATTACAATCAAGCGGGTAAATTTATTCTCTTCTTAATCACTTTAGTATTCTTTGCAGTAGTCATACTCACCTTCTTAAGGTGGGTAGACAGTATTTCAAGATTAGGTAGGTTGGAGCGTACCATCATGCAGGTAGAAGCAGTAGCCGCGAAATCTTTATCCAACTACATTAAAAATCCTTTGCTCAATGCTCTTCCCATAACTGGCAAATTCCCAGATGGAAAATCAGTGCTTGCTGATTCTATTGGGTACGTTGAACACATAAATATGCATGCTTTACAGGATTTGGCTAAAGAGATGGGGCTAAAAATTCGCCTTAATTGTCTTCCGGGTAAATTTATTCATAAAAATTTTGTAATCGCATTCATTAGTTCCAATCAAGATTTAGATATGAGTAAAGTTACTCAAAAGCTTAATGATGCCATTCACGTTGGTCATACAAGATTATTTCCCGAAGATCCTCGATTTGGGTTACTTACATTAGCAGAAATTGCCAGTCGAGCATTATCTACTGGCATTAATGATCCTGGAACCGCCATCCAAATAATTACTAGCCAAGAAAGACTCCTTTTTTTATGGAATGATGAGATTGAAAACAGCACAGAAATTACTGTACTTTATGATTGTATAGAAGTTCCACAAATCTCGATGGAAGAACTTTTTGATGATGCATTTAGGTCTATTTCTAGAGATGGTGCAGGATATATAGAAGTAATGTTGCGATTGCAAAAAACATTTAATTCGTTAGAAACGATAAATGATGCTGAAATAAAAGCAGCTGCAATTCAATATTCAAAGTATGCCTTCAATAGTGCCGAATTGGCAATCAAATTGAAACATGATCTCGATATTTTAGAAAAGCAATGCTTATTTAGTTACTCACGTTACGCAAGATAA
- a CDS encoding AraC family transcriptional regulator gives MNTNLSNYNRNLKLNTSIENRTIYSADYAELNVFETQQVAEKVNLQFGFPIIASMLTGKKIMHLEGMKSFDFYPGESVVLPSDKKMIIDFPEANTKNPTRCLALGIDPDKIKETVEIFNENTRIDFENDTHSFDASAVHLANNHQVQFVLDRIFSTFLEDGKAKDALLDLMVKELIIRLLQTKAKVMLIDNETLFDNNRMAFIVKYMREHLTENINVDKLANKACMSTSNFYRSFKNTLGETPIDYLNGERIKFAKKLIQKTGWKFSDIAYKSGFNNTSYFNRQFKRLEKITPNQYRKLVKGNFT, from the coding sequence TTGAATACTAATTTATCAAACTATAATCGCAATTTAAAGCTAAATACTTCTATTGAAAACAGAACGATTTACAGCGCAGATTACGCCGAACTAAATGTTTTTGAAACCCAGCAGGTAGCAGAAAAGGTGAATCTTCAGTTTGGATTTCCAATAATTGCGAGTATGCTTACGGGTAAAAAAATAATGCATTTGGAGGGAATGAAATCCTTTGATTTTTATCCTGGAGAATCTGTAGTGCTGCCTTCAGACAAAAAAATGATCATCGATTTTCCGGAAGCGAATACCAAAAATCCTACCCGTTGCCTCGCCCTGGGAATTGATCCCGATAAAATAAAAGAAACCGTTGAGATCTTTAACGAAAATACCAGGATTGACTTTGAAAATGACACGCACAGTTTTGATGCCAGCGCAGTTCATTTAGCCAATAACCACCAGGTACAGTTCGTTTTAGACCGTATTTTTAGCACTTTCCTGGAAGACGGCAAAGCTAAAGACGCGCTGCTGGACCTTATGGTAAAAGAACTTATTATCAGGTTGCTTCAAACCAAAGCTAAAGTGATGTTGATAGATAATGAAACGCTTTTTGATAATAACCGTATGGCCTTTATCGTAAAATATATGCGTGAACATCTTACCGAAAATATTAACGTAGATAAACTCGCTAACAAAGCCTGTATGAGCACTTCTAATTTCTACCGAAGTTTTAAAAACACGCTGGGCGAAACACCTATAGATTATTTAAACGGGGAGCGAATTAAATTTGCAAAAAAACTAATTCAAAAAACAGGCTGGAAGTTTTCTGATATCGCTTATAAAAGTGGTTTTAACAACACAAGTTATTTTAACCGGCAGTTTAAACGCTTGGAAAAAATTACTCCAAATCAATACAGGAAGTTAGTTAAAGGCAATTTCACCTAA
- a CDS encoding App1 family protein, whose protein sequence is MKKRLRKLAGRYKLIDQVLITPYRSYGTHSHLYIKGRVLDNEPLKITQDANIFKTIKTTYKQFDTFEIPDAQIDLSLPGKVQATTKSDDEGFFLFDDIIEANLAEHADEEGWLDYAVYYKGPLGKKTELLEDPFKGDFLIPDPKAEYGVISDIDDTILHTGVTSFLKLRLLKNSLLTNAYNRIPLKGAAEFYQKLHTGRDGTPNNPIFYLSNSPWNLYEYLKLFLDHNAFPKGPILLRKFRTPFDGSIKPEKPHKQKEIANILKTYPEMNFILIGDSGEHDASIYTEIAAQYPDRILAIYLRSVKHKKQMNRVRSIIDNFETTPVLMVETSQEAVEHAREHGFI, encoded by the coding sequence ATGAAGAAAAGATTACGCAAACTTGCTGGCCGGTATAAGCTTATAGATCAGGTTTTAATAACGCCATACAGAAGTTATGGAACGCATTCCCACCTTTATATTAAAGGGCGCGTGCTGGATAACGAACCTCTTAAGATTACCCAGGATGCCAATATTTTTAAAACGATAAAAACCACTTATAAACAGTTTGACACGTTTGAAATTCCTGATGCGCAAATAGATTTAAGTCTTCCCGGAAAGGTGCAGGCCACAACAAAAAGTGATGATGAAGGTTTCTTTTTATTTGATGATATTATAGAGGCAAACCTCGCAGAACACGCCGATGAAGAAGGTTGGCTGGATTATGCTGTGTATTACAAAGGTCCCTTAGGTAAAAAGACAGAGCTGTTGGAAGATCCTTTTAAAGGTGATTTTCTAATTCCAGATCCAAAGGCAGAATATGGGGTGATCAGTGATATAGACGACACTATTTTGCATACCGGTGTAACTTCATTTTTAAAACTTAGATTGCTAAAAAACTCACTGCTTACCAATGCTTATAATAGAATTCCACTAAAAGGAGCAGCTGAATTTTACCAGAAACTACATACCGGTAGAGACGGTACGCCCAATAATCCTATTTTTTATTTAAGTAATAGCCCGTGGAATTTATATGAATATCTTAAACTATTTTTAGACCATAATGCATTTCCAAAAGGACCAATTTTATTACGGAAATTCAGAACGCCGTTTGATGGCAGTATAAAACCTGAAAAACCTCATAAACAAAAGGAGATCGCAAATATTCTAAAGACTTATCCTGAGATGAACTTTATTCTTATTGGTGATAGTGGCGAACACGATGCGTCTATTTATACCGAAATCGCTGCCCAATATCCAGATAGAATCCTGGCAATCTACCTGCGAAGCGTAAAGCACAAAAAACAAATGAACCGGGTGCGTAGTATTATAGACAATTTTGAAACCACGCCGGTTTTAATGGTTGAAACATCTCAAGAAGCTGTAGAACACGCAAGGGAGCACGGGTTTATTTAG
- the ligD gene encoding DNA ligase D: MGLEDYKKKRNFNNTPEPGADFSTENRGRFVIQRHEATRLHYDLRLEMEGVLKSWAVPKGPSMNPKDKRLAIETEDHPVKYLHFEGTIPKGNYGAGEMQIWDKGTFKAAAKTKDNLEEQWEDGNLKIVFTGSKIKGEFALVKTNRGDKKNQWLLIKKKDDFSTDLDYDAEIFSEKSIESTKAGKSNGKVRKIKPSEFIKPMLATTGKKIFNDPDWIYELKWDGYRALANIEDGKVDLYSRNGISFNSKFSKLVKDLEQIENDVILDGEIVVLNKEGIPQFQALQNYDENTPGALRFYVFDMLFLNGHAMLDLPLLERKSLIPEVLEDLELVQYCDHIEGMGTAFYNKAIDLGLEGVIAKKADATYSPGYRTEKWLKLKGENTREVLICGYTTSEGSVFGSLIMGAYEGEDLKYIGNCGTGFSNDEQKELLKKFKRRERKTSPFPEKINLKGREPVWIRPDLIAEVKFSEITKTGKLRHPVFKALRKDKDPEEISAEEIVENKASEEKKTKKSTSKKKSGESLEIDGIDVPFTNLDKMYWPDSGFRKYDLIDYYIQVSEVMLPYLKDRPQNLHRHPNGIKKQGFYQKDNEGNLPDWVATTEIYSESSEKDIEYLLCQNEATILYMANLGCIEINPWNSRVKNLDYPDYTVIDLDPSDKNTFEEVIEVAQAAKEVIDLAKIEGYCKTSGSSGLHIYIPLGGNYSYDEARDFTKLLCYYIADKVPKLTSMDRAKKKRKDKIYLDYLQNRRGQTLASAYCARPKPGAPVSAPLEWKEVKSGLKILDFTIKDIPQRTQKKGDLFTKVLEEGIDMEKAMQNLESS, translated from the coding sequence ATGGGTTTAGAAGATTATAAAAAAAAGCGAAACTTTAATAACACCCCAGAACCCGGTGCAGATTTTTCTACAGAAAATCGGGGTAGGTTTGTTATTCAGCGGCACGAGGCTACGCGCTTGCATTATGATCTACGCCTGGAAATGGAAGGCGTTTTAAAAAGTTGGGCCGTTCCCAAAGGCCCGTCAATGAATCCTAAAGACAAACGTCTTGCCATAGAAACCGAAGATCACCCGGTAAAATATCTCCATTTTGAAGGTACAATCCCCAAAGGAAATTATGGTGCAGGCGAAATGCAAATTTGGGATAAAGGAACTTTTAAAGCTGCCGCAAAAACAAAAGATAATCTTGAGGAACAATGGGAAGATGGTAACCTGAAAATTGTTTTTACCGGCAGCAAGATTAAAGGAGAATTTGCACTGGTAAAAACCAATCGTGGCGATAAAAAGAATCAGTGGTTACTGATTAAAAAGAAAGACGATTTCTCTACCGATTTAGATTATGATGCTGAAATTTTTTCTGAAAAGTCTATAGAAAGTACAAAGGCCGGTAAATCTAATGGTAAAGTAAGGAAAATTAAACCTTCAGAATTTATAAAGCCGATGCTGGCCACTACCGGCAAGAAAATTTTTAACGATCCAGATTGGATTTACGAATTAAAATGGGATGGTTATCGCGCGCTGGCTAATATTGAAGATGGTAAAGTTGATCTTTATTCCCGAAACGGAATTTCGTTTAATTCTAAGTTTTCAAAACTGGTTAAAGACCTGGAGCAAATTGAAAACGATGTGATTTTAGACGGTGAAATCGTGGTGTTGAATAAAGAGGGAATTCCACAGTTTCAGGCTTTGCAAAACTATGATGAAAACACGCCGGGAGCCTTGCGTTTCTATGTTTTTGATATGCTTTTTCTTAACGGCCATGCTATGCTGGATTTGCCACTTTTAGAGCGCAAAAGTTTAATTCCAGAGGTTTTGGAAGACCTGGAATTGGTGCAGTATTGCGATCATATTGAAGGCATGGGCACCGCGTTTTATAATAAAGCGATAGACCTGGGCCTGGAAGGTGTGATCGCCAAAAAGGCCGATGCAACCTATTCTCCCGGTTATAGAACTGAAAAGTGGCTCAAATTAAAAGGCGAAAACACCCGGGAGGTGCTCATTTGCGGGTACACAACTTCAGAAGGATCAGTTTTTGGTTCTTTGATTATGGGCGCTTACGAAGGTGAAGATTTAAAATATATTGGAAATTGCGGGACCGGATTTTCTAATGATGAGCAAAAAGAATTACTTAAAAAGTTCAAAAGGCGAGAACGAAAAACCTCTCCTTTTCCTGAAAAAATTAATTTAAAAGGTCGTGAACCGGTTTGGATACGCCCCGATTTAATTGCCGAAGTAAAGTTTTCAGAAATTACAAAAACCGGCAAATTGCGACATCCGGTTTTTAAGGCTTTGCGAAAAGATAAGGATCCTGAAGAAATTTCAGCTGAAGAAATTGTTGAAAATAAAGCTTCCGAAGAAAAGAAAACTAAAAAATCAACCTCTAAAAAGAAATCTGGGGAAAGCCTGGAAATTGATGGGATAGATGTGCCATTTACCAACCTGGATAAAATGTACTGGCCAGATTCCGGATTTAGGAAATACGATTTAATTGATTATTACATCCAGGTTTCAGAAGTGATGTTGCCTTATTTAAAAGACCGTCCGCAGAATTTACACCGGCATCCCAATGGCATTAAAAAACAGGGGTTTTATCAAAAAGATAACGAAGGAAATTTACCCGATTGGGTAGCGACCACCGAAATTTATTCGGAATCTTCAGAAAAAGATATTGAATATTTACTTTGCCAGAATGAAGCTACGATTTTATATATGGCGAATTTGGGGTGTATTGAAATTAATCCGTGGAATTCCAGAGTAAAGAATCTTGATTATCCAGATTATACGGTGATAGATTTAGATCCTTCAGATAAAAATACGTTTGAAGAGGTTATTGAAGTCGCGCAAGCTGCAAAAGAGGTGATAGATTTGGCTAAAATTGAAGGCTATTGTAAGACTTCGGGCTCTAGCGGACTTCATATTTATATTCCGTTAGGTGGAAATTACTCTTATGATGAAGCTCGAGATTTCACTAAATTATTGTGCTATTATATTGCCGATAAAGTGCCAAAACTAACCAGTATGGATAGGGCAAAGAAGAAAAGAAAGGATAAAATCTACCTGGATTATTTGCAAAATCGAAGAGGCCAAACTCTGGCTTCAGCCTATTGCGCACGTCCAAAACCCGGCGCGCCGGTTTCAGCTCCCCTGGAATGGAAAGAAGTAAAAAGCGGACTTAAAATTCTTGATTTTACCATTAAAGATATACCGCAAAGAACTCAGAAAAAAGGAGATTTGTTTACCAAAGTACTGGAAGAGGGGATTGATATGGAAAAGGCCATGCAAAACCTTGAATCTTCCTAA
- a CDS encoding DUF2141 domain-containing protein: MFFKFFSQNTGHSENPYIFRKFSQLFFWLALSLVWLPSNGFAQTECPSVNVKIQNISNNTGVIACAIFESGEGFPNKFLKFAPKIMITQISGTDASFEFSDILPGKYAIAVIHDENRNGELDTNMFGFPKEGYGFSSGAEVTLSAPSFSDAEFLYDGGVLEMSINLNY; encoded by the coding sequence ATGTTTTTTAAGTTTTTTTCTCAAAATACCGGGCATTCTGAAAACCCCTATATTTTCCGAAAATTTTCACAGCTGTTTTTTTGGCTGGCTCTAAGCTTAGTATGGCTGCCGTCAAATGGGTTTGCTCAGACAGAATGCCCCTCCGTTAATGTAAAAATTCAGAACATAAGTAACAATACTGGGGTTATCGCCTGTGCGATTTTTGAATCTGGGGAAGGTTTCCCCAATAAATTCCTGAAATTCGCACCTAAAATCATGATAACACAAATAAGCGGAACAGATGCGAGTTTTGAGTTTTCAGATATTCTACCGGGAAAATATGCCATTGCCGTGATCCATGATGAAAACCGCAACGGTGAACTTGACACTAATATGTTTGGATTTCCGAAGGAAGGTTATGGTTTTTCCAGTGGTGCAGAGGTTACATTGAGCGCTCCTTCTTTTTCTGACGCTGAATTTTTATATGATGGAGGAGTTTTGGAAATGTCTATAAATTTGAACTACTAA
- a CDS encoding YciE/YciF ferroxidase family protein, with protein MKKLEDLFEHQLKDLYSAESQLVKALPKMAKAATDEKLKKAFEDHLEETKEHKKRLEEVSKELGFKPTGEECKAMKGLIEEAEAFLKEDAEDDVRDAGIIADAQRVEHYEISGYGTLVRYAKELGHKAVANKLQKTLDEEYTADEDLNKLAEKRVNKKAK; from the coding sequence ATGAAAAAGTTAGAAGATCTATTTGAACACCAATTAAAAGACCTTTACAGTGCCGAAAGCCAGTTAGTCAAAGCTTTACCGAAAATGGCGAAAGCTGCAACCGATGAAAAATTGAAAAAGGCTTTTGAAGACCACCTCGAGGAAACCAAAGAGCACAAAAAGCGTTTGGAAGAAGTTAGCAAAGAACTGGGCTTTAAGCCTACCGGCGAAGAATGCAAAGCGATGAAAGGTCTTATAGAAGAGGCCGAAGCTTTTCTAAAAGAAGATGCCGAAGATGATGTAAGAGATGCAGGAATTATCGCAGATGCCCAGCGGGTTGAACATTATGAAATTTCCGGTTACGGTACTTTGGTGCGATACGCCAAAGAATTAGGCCATAAAGCTGTAGCAAACAAGTTACAGAAAACGCTTGATGAAGAATATACCGCCGATGAAGACTTGAATAAACTCGCAGAAAAACGCGTGAATAAAAAGGCTAAATAG
- a CDS encoding deoxynucleoside kinase has protein sequence MHVAIAGNIGAGKTTLTKLLAKHYKWEAQYEDVLENPYLEDFYNKMERWSFNLQIYFLNSRFRQILQIRESGKDIIQDRTIYEDAHIFAPNLHAMGLMTNRDFKNYSSLFDLMESVVQGPDLLIYLRSSIPNLVSQIHKRGRDYENSISIDYLSRLNERYEAWVHNYSKGNLLIIDVDNINFVDNPEDLGDIINRIDAEIHGLF, from the coding sequence ATGCACGTAGCCATTGCGGGAAATATAGGAGCAGGAAAAACCACACTTACCAAATTATTGGCAAAACATTATAAATGGGAAGCTCAATATGAAGACGTCCTGGAGAACCCTTATTTGGAAGATTTTTACAATAAAATGGAGCGTTGGTCCTTCAATCTTCAAATTTATTTTCTAAATAGCCGTTTTAGGCAAATTCTCCAAATTCGAGAAAGCGGAAAGGATATTATTCAAGATAGGACCATTTATGAAGATGCTCATATTTTCGCACCAAACCTGCATGCCATGGGTTTAATGACCAATAGGGATTTTAAAAATTACAGTTCGCTTTTTGACCTTATGGAAAGCGTGGTGCAGGGACCCGATCTCCTTATTTATTTAAGAAGCAGTATCCCTAATTTGGTATCGCAAATTCATAAACGCGGACGCGACTATGAAAACTCGATTTCTATAGATTATTTAAGTCGGTTAAATGAAAGATATGAAGCCTGGGTACACAATTATAGCAAAGGAAATTTGTTAATAATAGACGTAGATAATATTAACTTTGTAGATAATCCCGAAGATCTGGGAGATATTATCAACCGTATTGACGCTGAAATTCACGGTTTATTTTAA